A single genomic interval of Rhododendron vialii isolate Sample 1 chromosome 3a, ASM3025357v1 harbors:
- the LOC131319077 gene encoding probable (S)-N-methylcoclaurine 3'-hydroxylase isozyme 2: MSLPLLSLIPAESNVFFPLIFLSLLFFLLLTHHRTPTRKQPPLPPGPTPWPVVGNLFQLSRKTPLHISLANLAQVHGPLMLLKMGSHRLIVGSSQAAAREILNTHDRILSGRYMPRVIQTKGSKIHNHQLAFNDECDHRWRRVKSAYKSELFSARALESQVGIRERKIWELVGHLGLMDGRVVKIKEVVTFTAINIISRAMVSRDFVDLEGRGAGEGLMQNVRRFAEAGAKLGDLFAVLSGWDWQGTYKEFLGVFGWCCNVWVGMVEERRGSGSGSGNGNGRDFADALIESGFSNDQINAVFMELFSAGIESTSATTEWALTELMRNPEPMQKLRQELSKEITGDTIRESDLHRLPYLEACLKETLRLHPPGPLLLPHRAVETCEVMGCIIPKDSQILVNMWAIARDPKIWDDPLSFKPERFLSARLDYMGTDFEYFPFGSGRRFCPGQPLASRVVPVIIASLIHNFDWVLPGNMDPAQIDMTDKLDVTMLKQQPLCAIPKLRRQLMK; the protein is encoded by the exons ATGAGTCTACCATTGTTGTCTCTAATACCGGCAGAATCCAATGTCTTCttccctctcattttcctctctctcctcttcttcctcctcttaaCCCACCACCGCACTCCAACCAGAAAACAACCGCCACTCCCACCAGGTCCAACTCCATGGCCCGTAGTCGGCAACCTCTTCCAACTAAGTCGCAAGACCCCGCTCCACATCTCCCTCGCCAACCTAGCCCAAGTCCACGGCCCACTCATGCTCCTCAAAATGGGTTCCCACCGGTTAATCGTCGGGTCATCCCAGGCCGCCGCCCGAGAAATCCTCAACACCCACGACCGCATCCTCTCCGGTCGGTACATGCCGCGCGTGATCCAAACCAAGGGGTCCAAAATCCACAACCACCAGCTCGCGTTCAACGACGAGTGCGACCATAGGTGGAGGCGCGTGAAGAGCGCGTACAAGAGCGAGCTGTTTTCGGCCAGAGCGTTAGAATCCCAGGTGGGAATCCGGGAGAGGAAAATCTGGGAGCTGGTGGGTCATCTGGGGCTGATGGATGGCAGGGTGGTGAAAATCAAAGAGGTGGTGACTTTCACCGCGATAAACATAATAAGTCGCGCGATGGTGTCGAGGGATTTCGTGGATTTGGAAGGGAGAGGGGCGGGGGAAGGGCTGATGCAGAACGTGAGGAGATTCGCCGAGGCAGGGGCGAAACTGGGTGATCTGTTTGCGGTGTTGAGCGGGTGGGATTGGCAAGGGACGTACAAGGAGTTCTTGGGTGTATTCGGGTGGTGTTGCAATGTTTGGGTGGGTATGGTGGAAGAAAGAAGagggagcgggagcgggagcgggaaCGGGAACGGGAGAGATTTTGCTGATGCTTTGATTGAGTCTGGCTTCAGTAATGATCAGATTAATGCCGTGTTTATG GAGCTATTTAGTGCTGGCATAGAAAGCACTAGTGCAACAACTGAATGGGCACTCACCGAACTCATGAGGAATCCAGAGCCCATGCAAAAACTTCGTCAAGAACTTTCAAAAGAGATCACGGGAGATACAATTAGAGAATCTGATTTGCATCGCTTGCCCTACCTGGAAGCTTGTCTTAAAGAGACACTAAGGCTGCACCCTCCCGGCCCGTTGCTCTTACCTCACCGCGCCGTTGAAACATGTGAGGTGATGGGATGCATAATTCCCAAGGACAGCCAAATCTTGGTAAACATGTGGGCAATCGCTCGTGACCCGAAAATCTGGGACGATCCCCTGAGCTTCAAACCTGAGCGGTTTCTTTCGGCACGGTTGGACTACATGGGTACCGACTTTGAATATTTTCCTTTCGGGTCGGGAAGGAGATTTTGCCCTGGACAACCGTTGGCTTCAAGGGTAGTTCCGGTAATTATTGCTTCACTGATCCACAATTTTGATTGGGTTCTTCCGGGAAACATGGATCCGGCCCAAATTGATATGACTGACAAGTTGGATGTAACAATGCTGAAGCAGCAACCTCTCTGCGCCATTCCTAAGTTGAGAAGGCAATTAATGAAGTGA